A window from Peromyscus eremicus chromosome 5, PerEre_H2_v1, whole genome shotgun sequence encodes these proteins:
- the Snx20 gene encoding sorting nexin-20: protein MASSEHPGSPGWTGLINQRTPRTRQEVLPSRPDLPCPRPEEHLETQDSPTSNSSMTTKELQEHWQKEKSRWRHVKLLFEIASARIEERRVSKFVMYQVVIVQTGSFDSDKAVVERRYSDFERLQKALLKRFGPELEDVAFPRKRLTGNLSAETICERRLELRDYLRLLYAVRAVRRSREFADFLTRPELREAFGCLRAGQYARALDVLGRVVPLQEKLTAHCPTAAVPALCATLVCLRDLERPAEAFAVGERALQRLWARESHRYYAPLLDAMVRLAYALGKDFASLQGRLDDSQLRRPTHRGFTLKELTVREYLS, encoded by the exons ATGGCAAGTTCGGAGCATCCTGGGAGCCCTGGCTGGACAGGACTCATAAACCAACGCACACCAAGGACCAGACAAGAAGTATTGCCCTCCAGACCAGACCTCCCATGTCCCAGACCAGAAGAACACTTAG AAACCCAAGACAGCCCCACCTCCAACTCCAGCATGACCACGAAGGAGCTACAGGAGCACTGGCAGAAGGAGAAGAGCCGCTGGCGACACGTCAAGCTGCTCTTTGAGATCGCCTCAGCCCGCATTGAGGAGAGGAGAGTCTCCAAGTTTGTG ATGTATCAGGTCGTGATCGTCCAGACCGGGAGCTTCGACAGCGACAAGGCGGTGGTGGAACGACGCTACTCGGACTTCGAGAGGCTGCAGAAGGCCCTCCTGAAGCGCTTCGGGCCGGAGCTGGAGGACGTGGCCTTCCCGCGCAAGCGCCTCACCGGGAACCTGTCCGCCGAGACCATCTGCGAGCGCCGCCTGGAGCTCCGCGACTACCTGCGGCTGCTCTACGCCGTGCGAGCCGTGCGCCGCTCCCGCGAGTTCGCCGACTTCCTCACCCGGCCCGAGCTGCGCGAGGCCTTCGGCTGCCTGCGCGCCGGCCAGTACGCACGCGCGCTCGACGTGCTGGGCCGCGTGGTGCCGCTGCAGGAGAAGCTGACGGCGCACTGCCCGACCGCCGCCGTGCCCGCGCTCTGCGCCACGCTCGTGTGCCTGCGCGACCTGGAGCGGCCGGCCGAGGCCTTTGCGGTGGGCGAGCGCGCGCTGCAACGCCTGTGGGCCCGCGAGAGCCACCGCTACTACGCGCCGCTGCTGGACGCCATGGTGCGCCTGGCCTACGCGCTGGGCAAGGACTTCGCGTCGCTGCAGGGCAGGCTGGATGACAGCCAGCTCCGGAGGCCCACGCACAGGGGCTTCACCCTGAAGGAGCTCACGGTGCGCGAGTATCTGTCCTGA